GAGGGCCGACGTGGGGGTGCTCGCCGCGCCGCGGGCGGTGGTGCTCAACGGGCGGGTGATGGGCTGATCGCCGGTTGACACCGGAAGAGGCGTCGTGTTGACCGGCGGTGACTCCGGGGCGCGGCTCTCGTTGAAGCACCTTTGCGCGCCGTCCGGGGCGGCAGGTGGACGCACTCCGCGAGCGGCGAAACGGGTGACTCCGAGGAACTCCTGTGCCGGTAGATTCGAATGCGTACGCGAAAACCCCTCTTTGGAGTGAACTGGCAGAAGGTATCCGCCAGTTCACTCTCTGTGCGTAAGGATTCACGGAGTCGAGGCCACCGGTGCCCGCGATGTCCCCCATTGGACGGCGCCGGAGGCTCCATGTCTCTTGTGGGGGTTCCACCATCTTGAACAGCAACACCTTCCGTCCGGCCGTCCTGGCGATCGCCGCCGCTCCCGTCGCCCTGCTCCTCGCCGTCCCCGCGCAGGCAGCCACCGCGACGACGCCGGCCACTCCGTCCGGTGACCACGGAAAGGCGAGCGCGGTCGTGCTCCGCGCCGGACTCGACGTCTCGCTCCTGAACAAGTCGGTCCAGGTGCCGCTCACGGCCACGCTCAACGAGGTGCACGCGCCGGGCGGCGCGGAGAAGACGGCGCTCAGCGTGAAGCTCGACGGAGTCGAGAAGGGCCGCCCCGTCCACGTGCTGAAGGCCGATGTCGCCACGGCGGAGGCCACCGTCGACAAGCGCAGGGCGCAGGGGTACACGAATCTCGCCGCGGCGCGGGTGCACGTGCCGGGGCTGCCGCTGCTCTCGCTGATCGAGGTCCGGGAGGTGACCTCGAAGGCGCTGTGCGAGGTGGGCCGCAAGCCGGTCGCGGAGTCGAACGTGCTGGGACACGTGACGGTTCTCGGCAAGCGGATCCGGCTCACCTCGGGCGGCACGACGGAGGTGAGCGTGCCGGGCGTCGGTGACGTGACGCTCGACCTCTCGAAGACGGAGACGACGACACGGACGGCGGCCGCCACGGCACTGCGGCTGCGGGTCTCGGTGAACCCGCTGGATCTGAACGTCGCCGAGGTGGAGGGCGAGATCGCGCTGGCCGAGGCGACGTGCGAGACGCCCGGGGGAGGCGGTTCGCACACCGGCGGTTCCGGCAACGGTGGTGGGGACGACGGAGGTTCGGGCAACGGGGGCTCGGACAACGGTGGCTCGGGTGACGGCGGTTCGGACAACGGGGGCTCCGACAACGGCGGCACCTCGGGCGGCGGCGGATCGACGGGCGGCGCCAACGGCTCCGGCGGCGGTTCCGGTGACGGAGGCTCCCAGGAAACCGGCGGCACCGGCGGCAAGGAGGAGCCCGTCGGCGTGAAGCCCCAGACGGGCTCCGACCCCGTCCAGGCCTCCGGATCGGGCGACCTCGCCGAGACCGGGTCCAGCTCCTCGACCCCGTACATCGCGGGCGCGGCGGCGGCCCTGCTGGCGGTCGGAGCCGGTGCCACGGTGGTCGCCCGCAGGCGCGCCAAGGGCTGATCCTCCTCGGAGAGCGGTGCCCGCGCGGCGGAGCACCGCTCTCCGAGCCCCGGGGAGCCGTCAGCCGACGGCTCTCCGCGGCAGCCCCTGCAGGGCCAGGTCCAGTGCCTGCAGGAACCGGTTGGTCGTCACACGGTCGCGTACGGCGATCCGCAGCCACTCGCTGCCCAGCCCGGGAAAGGTGTCCCCGCGCCGCGCCGCGAAACCGCGTGAGCGCAGCAGCTCCCGCACCTCGTCCGCGCGCTCCAGCCGCAGCAGCACGAAGGGCCCGGCGGCCGGCTCCACCACCCGCACCTCGCTGAACTCCGCGAGCCCGGCCAGCAGGTGCGCACGGTCCACCGCGATCCGGTCCGCGGCGTCCGCCGCCTCGACCAGCGCGCGCGGCTCCATGCACGCCTCCGCCGCGGCCAGCGCGGGGGAGGAGACCGGCCACAGCGGCTGTGCCTCCTGGAGCAGGCCGACCGTCGCCGGATCGGCGAGCACATAGCCGATCCGCAGGCCGGCGAGACCCCAGGTCTTGGTCAGGCTGCGCAGGACGACGAGCCCGGGGACGTCCTGGCGCGCGCAGAGCGCCTCGCGTTCGCCAGGTACGGCGTCCATGAACGCCTCGTCGACCACCAGCGTCCGCCCGGGCCGCGCCAGTTGCTCCAGCACGCCCGCAGGATGGAGCACGGAGGTCGGGTTGGTCGGATTGCCGACCACCACCAGATCCGCGTCCTCGGGCACCGCTGCCGGATCCAGCCGGAAGCCGTCCTCCGGGCTGAGCACCACACGGCCCACCTCGTGGCCCGCTGCACGCAGAGCGGCCTCCGGCTCGGTGAACTGCGGGTGCACGACCACCGGCCGCCTGATCGGCAGGGCCCGCGCGATCAGCACGAACGCCTCGGCCGCGCCCGCCGTGAGCAGGACTCTCTCCTCGGGCAGACCGTGCCGTCCGGCGACCGCCGTCCGCGCCGACCGTCCGTCCGGATAGGCCGCCAGTGATCCGAGCGAGGCCACGATCCGCCGGCGCAGCCACTCCGGGGGCGTGCCGGTCCGTACGTTGACTGCGAGGTCGGTCAGATCCAGGCCGCGTACTTCCGCGTCGCCGTGGTGCCGCAGATCGGGCCCGGCGTTCTCGATGTGCTTCGTGGGGGGCAGCATGGCAGCCATGGTGAACGGCTCGGCGCCATTCGTCGATGCCCGGGTGACGTCCACCGGTCTCCGACGCGCCACCGCACAGGTCGCCGACGCCGACTTCCGCTTGGGAACCAGCAGTTCACAGCCGTCCACGAGCGCCGCCGCCTCCGCCACCGACCCGGTGGCCACAGCGGTGAGGGAGACCGTCGAAGGATGGGGCACAGGGACCTTCGCCAGAGCCTCCGCCGTGTACGACCGGACGGGCACGCCCAGGCGCGCCGCGGCACCGGTGATCCCCGGCTCGTCGGCCCGGGTGTCGAGCGTCGCCAGCTCGACCACGTCACCGGCGGCAGCCCCGGCCTCCTCCAGCGTCCTGCGGATGAGGCCGAGCACCTCCTCGGCCGGGACGCCGGGACGGGCGCCGACACCGACGACGAGCTCGGCTCGGGTCATGGGGAGCGGTCCTTCCGGGGACGGGAACGGGGACAGGGACGGGGAAGCGGCTCACGGACGAGGGACGTACGGGGAACGCGGAGAGGGACCGGTAAGGGCGTCCTGAGGTGCGGGGAGCGGGGTCGATCCGCTAGCAAGGGCCCATGGCGGTATTCGTCGCGCTCGGCGCGTTCCTGATGACCCTGGCGGGCGGCTGGGTCGCCCAGCGCGTCAGCGACCGCCGTCACCTCGTGCTCGGCTTCGCCGGCGGGCTGATGCTGGGCGTCGTCGGTCTGGACCTGCTGCCCGAGGCGGTGGAGGCGGCGGGAGGTCTGGTCTTCGGCGTGCCCGCCGCCCTGCTGCTGTTCGTGGGCGGCTTCCTGACGGCACATCTCGTCGAACGTTCGCTGGCCGTACGCCAGGCGGCACACGGGGCGGGCGAGGAACGGGTGCCGCAGGTCGGGCTGACGGCGGCGGCCGCCATGGTGGGCCACAGTCTGATGGACGGCGTTGCACTCGGCGCCGCGTTCCAGGTCGGCGGAGGCATGGGAGCCGCCGTCGCGCTCGCCGTCATCACCCACGACTTCGCCGACGGGTTCAACACGTACACGATCACCAGCCTCTACGGGAACGCCCGCCGCAAGGCGCTCCTCATGCTGTACGCGGACGCCTTGGCCCCGATCGTGGGAGCGGCGACCACCCTGCTGTTCACCCTTCCGGAGGAACTGCTCGGCTGCTATCTCGGCTTCTTCGGCGGGGCGCTCCTCTACCTCGCGGCAGCCGAGATCCTTCCCGAGGCGCACCACGACCACCCGGCCCGCTCCACGCTGCTGTGCACG
The DNA window shown above is from Streptomyces sp. Alt3 and carries:
- the cobC gene encoding Rv2231c family pyridoxal phosphate-dependent protein CobC; translation: MTRAELVVGVGARPGVPAEEVLGLIRRTLEEAGAAAGDVVELATLDTRADEPGITGAAARLGVPVRSYTAEALAKVPVPHPSTVSLTAVATGSVAEAAALVDGCELLVPKRKSASATCAVARRRPVDVTRASTNGAEPFTMAAMLPPTKHIENAGPDLRHHGDAEVRGLDLTDLAVNVRTGTPPEWLRRRIVASLGSLAAYPDGRSARTAVAGRHGLPEERVLLTAGAAEAFVLIARALPIRRPVVVHPQFTEPEAALRAAGHEVGRVVLSPEDGFRLDPAAVPEDADLVVVGNPTNPTSVLHPAGVLEQLARPGRTLVVDEAFMDAVPGEREALCARQDVPGLVVLRSLTKTWGLAGLRIGYVLADPATVGLLQEAQPLWPVSSPALAAAEACMEPRALVEAADAADRIAVDRAHLLAGLAEFSEVRVVEPAAGPFVLLRLERADEVRELLRSRGFAARRGDTFPGLGSEWLRIAVRDRVTTNRFLQALDLALQGLPRRAVG
- a CDS encoding ZIP family metal transporter; the protein is MAVFVALGAFLMTLAGGWVAQRVSDRRHLVLGFAGGLMLGVVGLDLLPEAVEAAGGLVFGVPAALLLFVGGFLTAHLVERSLAVRQAAHGAGEERVPQVGLTAAAAMVGHSLMDGVALGAAFQVGGGMGAAVALAVITHDFADGFNTYTITSLYGNARRKALLMLYADALAPIVGAATTLLFTLPEELLGCYLGFFGGALLYLAAAEILPEAHHDHPARSTLLCTVAGVGFIWLVVGVAE
- a CDS encoding SCO1860 family LAETG-anchored protein, which codes for MNSNTFRPAVLAIAAAPVALLLAVPAQAATATTPATPSGDHGKASAVVLRAGLDVSLLNKSVQVPLTATLNEVHAPGGAEKTALSVKLDGVEKGRPVHVLKADVATAEATVDKRRAQGYTNLAAARVHVPGLPLLSLIEVREVTSKALCEVGRKPVAESNVLGHVTVLGKRIRLTSGGTTEVSVPGVGDVTLDLSKTETTTRTAAATALRLRVSVNPLDLNVAEVEGEIALAEATCETPGGGGSHTGGSGNGGGDDGGSGNGGSDNGGSGDGGSDNGGSDNGGTSGGGGSTGGANGSGGGSGDGGSQETGGTGGKEEPVGVKPQTGSDPVQASGSGDLAETGSSSSTPYIAGAAAALLAVGAGATVVARRRAKG